One region of Gossypium raimondii isolate GPD5lz chromosome 6, ASM2569854v1, whole genome shotgun sequence genomic DNA includes:
- the LOC105773323 gene encoding uncharacterized protein LOC105773323 gives MEGVGARLGRSSTRYGPVTVFTGPVRKWKKKWVNVSPSNTGGGGGNNNNHSQNHHSNSNGTSNGNNGPHLVLFKWTPITQSQNNNNYMNNSPKEDTVAAPEEPPRRKFKYIPIAVLEEQKREAAENEAAENVDDEDKPSESDPSVAEPTSRTDGFDEKPDINDVPMEENEEDDKMVRQDLNESTLDLSLGLTAHDGESDSKPNRHGQLERVKSSSR, from the exons ATGGAAGGAGTAGGAGCTCGACTTGGCCGGTCCTCCACTCGGTATGGACCAGTCACGGTGTTCACCGGACCGGtaagaaaatggaagaagaaaTGGGTAAACGTTTCCCCTTCTAACACCGGCGGTGGCGGCGGTAACAACAATAATCATTCTCAAAATCACCATAGCAACAGCAATGGTACTTCTAACGGTAATAACGGTCCTCATCTTGTCCTTTTTAAATGGACCCCAATAACCCAAAGCCAAAACAATAACAACTATATGAACAATTCTCCTAAGGAGGATACGGTAGCGGCGCCGGAGGAGCCTCCGAGGCGGAAATTTAAATACATTCCg ATTGCTGTGTTAGAAGAACAAAAAAGGGAAGCTGCTGAAAACGAGGCTGCAGAAAACGTTGACGATGAAGATAAACCAAGTGAGTCTGACCCCAGTGTAGCAGAGCCAACTTCCAGGACTGATGGTTTTGATGAAAAACCTGACATTAACGATGTGCCTATGGAAGAAAATGAG GAGGATGATAAAATGGTACGACAAGATCTGAACGAAAGCACATTGGATTTGAGTTTAGGTTTGACAGCCCATGATGGTGAGTCTGATTCGAAACCAAATCGCCATGGACAGCTGGAAAGAGTGAAATCAAGTAGCCGCTAG
- the LOC105773321 gene encoding uncharacterized protein LOC105773321 — protein sequence MMMARIPVRFNKIAAAFDEAARASTVVARQCESSSGSDHSSEDLSDLSDLVNSFIETGDHEGNKTAPEKEDDEHDDGSESEPEGYWSETKDALKQLVKNKGDNVKVKIVGLVELACRNVLDMSSEGFKRRIMSDLRDNGFDAGLCKSRWEKFGRHPAGRHEYIDVNVNRTRYIIELNLGGEFEIARPTTSYDSLIQIFPRIFAGKPEELKQITRLMCKSMRESMKSNGLKVPPWRRLGYMQAKWFAHYKRTTNDENLDKNASKNVATATKRSVGFEELPAVSFYCRDGFVANSKIGLKVGYLSAAFMQS from the exons atgatGATGGCGAGGATTCCGGTGAGGTTCAATAAGATAGCGGCGGCTTTTGACGAGGCGGCACGTGCGTCGACGGTGGTAGCACGGCAATGCGAGAGTAGTAGCGGAAGTGATCATTCGTCGGAAGATTTGTCAGATCTTTCGGACCTTGTAAATTCTTTTATCGAAACTGGTGATCATGAGGGTAATAAGACGGCGCCGGAGAAGGAAGATGATGAGCATGATGATGGGTCGGAGTCGGAGCCGGAGGGTTATTGGTCGGAGACCAAAGATGCTTTAAAGCAATTGGTGAAGAACAAAGGTGATAACGTGAAGGTCAAGATCGTCGGACTTGTAGAGCTGGCTTGCCGGAATGTTTTGGATATGTCGTCGGAGGGTTTTAAACGTCGGATTATGTCTGATTTGAGAGATAATGGCTTTGATGCTG GACTGTGCAAATCACGGTGGGAGAAATTCGGGAGGCACCCAGCCGGACGTCACGAATACATAGACGTGAACGTGAACCGGACTCGTTACATCATCGAACTCAACCTCGGCGGTGAGTTCGAAATAGCTCGACCAACAACGAGTTACGACTCACTTATCCAGATTTTCCCACGGATTTTCGCCGGTAAACCAGAAGAACTTAAGCAAATCACGAGATTGATGTGTAAATCGATGAGGGAATCGATGAAAAGTAATGGACTGAAAGTGCCACCTTGGAGAAGACTTGGGTACATGCAGGCTAAATGGTTTGCTCATTATAAACGTACAACAAATGACGAAAACTTGGATAAAAATGCTTCAAAGAATGTAGCAACGGCGACGAAGAGATCGGTTGGGTTCGAGGAATTACCGGCGGTTTCATTTTATTGCAGAGATGGTTTCGTTGCTAATAGTAAAATTGGTTTGAAAGTTGGTTATTTGAGTGCTGCGTTTATGCAGTCATAG